One part of the Terrimicrobium sacchariphilum genome encodes these proteins:
- a CDS encoding DUF2188 domain-containing protein gives MDHTTDKIHVMPEDGRWDVEDQDGALLTRDSDKEAAIARARDLARERGLQTVVLHDGDGVTEEIVVET, from the coding sequence ATGGACCACACGACCGACAAGATTCACGTGATGCCCGAGGACGGGCGCTGGGACGTGGAGGATCAGGACGGCGCACTGCTCACCCGCGACTCCGACAAGGAGGCCGCCATCGCCCGCGCCAGGGACCTCGCCCGCGAGCGCGGCCTGCAAACGGTCGTCCTCCACGACGGTGACGGCGTGACGGAGGAGATCGTGGTGGAGACTTAG